From candidate division WOR-3 bacterium, a single genomic window includes:
- a CDS encoding JAB domain-containing protein, producing MLLDNKNEPIDNIEINKDSMTATVFVPKEIVKEALLKSASSIILVHNHPLGKTTPSQVDIEMTERIIQACNYVGIKVLDHIIIGKNFDHFYSFAKEGKIK from the coding sequence ATACTTCTTGATAATAAAAATGAACCTATAGATAACATTGAAATCAACAAAGATAGTATGACTGCTACAGTTTTTGTTCCAAAAGAAATTGTTAAAGAAGCATTATTAAAATCTGCTTCCTCAATTATTCTAGTTCATAATCATCCTTTAGGAAAAACTACACCATCACAGGTTGATATTGAGATGACAGAACGTATAATTCAAGCGTGTAATTATGTAGGGATAAAAGTTTTGGATCATATTATTATCGGTAAAAATTTTGATCATTTTTACAGTTTTGCAAAGGAGGGTAAGATAAAATGA